From the genome of Fundidesulfovibrio terrae:
TCATGGACCTGCTGGCGGCCGAGATCACCGCCGTCACCGGCAAGGACCCGGCCGTCATGTACCAGGGGCTCACCGAGCGCTTCGGCTCGCCCGTGTACGAGCGCGTGGACGCGCCCCTCACCGCCGCCGAGAAAAAGGCGTTTTCGAGCCTCACCCCCGAGAACGTGACCGCCGCCGACCTGGCCGGAGAGCCCATCCAGGCCAAGCTCACCAGGGCCCCTTCCAACGGAGCCAGCATCGGCGGCCTCAAGGTGGTGGCCGAAAACGGCTGGTTCGCGGCCCGGCCGTCCGGAACCGAGCCCGTGTACAAGATATATGCGGAGAGCTTCAAGGGCCCCGACCACCTGAAGCGCATCCAGGACGAGGCCAAGGCCATGCTGGACGCGGCCTTCAAGGCGGCAGGAGCGTAATTACACGAAGAGCGCCGGAAGATTCCTTCAAGCGATACTTGAGTAATCTTCCGGCGCGTTTGACTGCCGCGTTCTCTACGCTCCCGGGCCCCCGCCCCGCCCCAAGACCCCCCTATACGGGAGTCCAGAGGGCGCAGCCCCTTGGCCGCCGGAGGCTTCTCCCCCCTCTCCGTGCAGCTCAGTGCGCGATGCCCATGAGCTCCCGGTACCCAGTCCAGACGATCTCCAGCCCGATGCACAGCAGAATAAACGCCGACAACCTGAGCATTACGTTGGTGCCGGTATCCCCGAGCGCTGCCACGATCTGCCTGGCGTAGCGGTAGCTGACGTAGACCGTGGCGGCGATGGCCGCCAGCCCGAGGACCGCCGCCGAGCCGAGCACCGCGATGTGCGGCAGGTCCACCAGGGTTATGGGCCTGCGGCTGCCAAGGGTAATGGCCACGGACAGTGAGCCCGGCCCCACGGTAAGCGGCAGGGTGAGCGGATAGAAGGCGTCGGCCATGCTGACCGCCATGCCGGTGGCTTCAGGCGTCTTATGGTCCTTCAGGTGCTCGCCCGCATGCAGGAGCTTCCAGCCGAAGGCCGTGACCACCGATCCGCCCGCTATGCGCAAGATGGGCAGGGAGATGCCGAAGAACTCCAGTACGTGCGATCCCACGAAGAGTGCGCACAAAAGCAGGAAGAAACAGTTGACGCCGACACGCCGGGCCAGGGCCCTGCGGTCGGCCTCGGTGCTGTCGATGGTCAGGCCCAGGAAGATGGGGGCGTTGCCCACCGGGTTCACGATGGGGAACAGGGCCGCGTAGACCAGGAGGAAGGTGTTGGAGAAGTCGTTCATGATGCGTGGCTCATAGGGGTTGCCCGGGGCGCGCTACAGGGCGAGTTCCATGTAACGCACGCCCGCGTGCGGGTTGTGGCAATAGGGCTCGATGTCTGCGAAACCGAGCTTTTCGTACATGGCGATGGCTGAAGCCATGCTGGGCAGGGTGTCCAGGCGCATGGCCCGGTAGCCCGCCGCGCGGGCTTTTTCGATGGCGGCTTCGGCCAGGAGCCTGCCGAGCTTCATGCCTCGAAAGTCCGGGCGGACGTACAGCCGCTTCATCTCGCAGACGCCGGGCTCGTCCAGGGGGCGCACGGCCACGCATCCCGCGGCGCGCCAGCCGGCGTCACTGGCTGTTTCGGCATCGGACGCGGCACCGGGGGCA
Proteins encoded in this window:
- a CDS encoding MarC family protein, encoding MNDFSNTFLLVYAALFPIVNPVGNAPIFLGLTIDSTEADRRALARRVGVNCFFLLLCALFVGSHVLEFFGISLPILRIAGGSVVTAFGWKLLHAGEHLKDHKTPEATGMAVSMADAFYPLTLPLTVGPGSLSVAITLGSRRPITLVDLPHIAVLGSAAVLGLAAIAATVYVSYRYARQIVAALGDTGTNVMLRLSAFILLCIGLEIVWTGYRELMGIAH
- a CDS encoding GNAT family N-acetyltransferase; translated protein: MKIVDATGGPALEEIRTLFREYSQGLGISLCFQGFEEELSGLPGRYAPPGGTILLALAEGDAPGAASDAETASDAGWRAAGCVAVRPLDEPGVCEMKRLYVRPDFRGMKLGRLLAEAAIEKARAAGYRAMRLDTLPSMASAIAMYEKLGFADIEPYCHNPHAGVRYMELAL